GGCCTCACGCACCGCCAGCAGGCCGCCAACGAGGAGGCCGTGGGGCGCGGCGAGGGGAAGATCCTCTACGTCACCCCGGAGCGCTTCCGCGACCGCGACTTCTTCGAGGTGCTCCTGGAACGGCAGGTGTCGCTCTTCGTGGTGGACGAGGCGCACTGCGTCTCGCAGTGGGGCCACGACTTCCGGCCGGACTACATGATGCTGGGCGCCATCGCCGAGCGGCTGGGGCGCCCGCCGATCCTGGCGCTGACCGCCACCGCCTCGCCCGAGGTGCGGGACGACGTCGCCCACCAGCTCCGCATGCGCGACCCGCTGGTGCTGGTCGCCGACCTGGTGCGCCCCAACCTGTTCTTCGAGGTGCTCCCCACCGTCAACGAGTCGGAGAAGGACGCGGCGCTGGACCGCATCCTCCGCAACGCGCCGGGGACGGGGATCGTGTACGTCGCCACGGTTAAGGAGGCCGAGCGGATCCACGAGGAGTTCGGGGAGCGGCACGTGCTGGCCCTGTACCACGGCAAGCTCCCCGCGAAGGAGCGGCACGAAGCGCAGGAGAAGTTCATGGCCGGCGAGGTGAAGGCGGTGGTGGCGACCAACGCCTTCGGGCTGGGGATCGACAAGCCGGACATCCGCTTCGTGGTGCACTACCACTTCCCCGGCTCGCTGGAGTCCTACTACCAGGAAGCGGGGCGCGCCGGCCGCGACGGCGAGACCTCCCGCTGCACCATCCTCTACCGGGTGGAGGACCAGGCGGTGCAGGGCTACTTCCTGGGGGGGAAGTACCCGGACATCACCGAGGCCGCGCAGGTGGCTCGGGTGGTGAACGCCATGCCGGCCGAGGAGCGGCGCCCGCTGGACGAGATCGCCGAGCTGGCGGACGTCCCCCGCCGCAAGGCCCGCATCGTCCTCACCCTGCTGAAGAGGCACG
The DNA window shown above is from Longimicrobiaceae bacterium and carries:
- a CDS encoding ATP-dependent DNA helicase RecQ — its product is MPTAAASADALRITLRTSFGLEEFRPGQEQVIRAVLDGRDAITVMPTGAGKSLIYQLPALHLPGLTLVVSPLIALMKDQTDKLDELGVDAFTINSGLTHRQQAANEEAVGRGEGKILYVTPERFRDRDFFEVLLERQVSLFVVDEAHCVSQWGHDFRPDYMMLGAIAERLGRPPILALTATASPEVRDDVAHQLRMRDPLVLVADLVRPNLFFEVLPTVNESEKDAALDRILRNAPGTGIVYVATVKEAERIHEEFGERHVLALYHGKLPAKERHEAQEKFMAGEVKAVVATNAFGLGIDKPDIRFVVHYHFPGSLESYYQEAGRAGRDGETSRCTILYRVEDQAVQGYFLGGKYPDITEAAQVARVVNAMPAEERRPLDEIAELADVPRRKARIVLTLLKRHGMVREHRGGAWERLAEDVTTADLSRELIDYEERRRRDREKLENMIAYCRTARCRTRMILDYFGEEHPEGFRCGHCDNDLDPSLNPEAERDALPAAAAPEAVPANGSGEDQPHAIWAGEEVRHETFGEGVVLEVSPDRAEVDFAGHGTRTVRLEFLERV